TGGCGTCGCGGGTGAGCAGGCCCTCGTAGGCGTGCAGCATGACGACGTCGGTCGGCGTCTCACGGTGGTCGTGGGGGTCGAGGCCGGACGGCATGTTCCCCTGCGTGATGGACACCTCGAAGGTCCCCATCGAGTCGTCGCCGCCGTCGGTGTCGGTCTCGGTGCCGCCCCCGTCACCGTTCCCGTCGCCGCCCCCGTCGGTCGGCTCGTCGGTCCCCTCTCCGTCCCCGCCGCCGATACAGCCGGCGGCGGAGGCCGCGATCGCAGTCGCACCAGCATACTTCAAGAATCCACGTCGGTCGGTGGTCTTCCGTGACATGGGACGGTATTACCCATCACGACCATATAAAACCCCCCTACAGGCGGCCACAAATCATGCGGTATCCGTACGAAATATTATGCTATCAGGGCGTCTGAAGGCGGTTCACCCGGAACCCCGGCCGACCCCGGGAGCACAAAGCGAATTATTTATGACAGATGAGAGCCCGGGAGGTGCCATGCGCGTCGTCTCGCTCGGCACGGGAGACCCCGAGGTGGCGGTCGTGGTCTGCATCCACGGCGACGAACTCTGTGGAAAGCGGGCACTCGACCGGTTTCTGGACGCCGACCCGACCGTCGAGGCCCCCGTGAAGTTCGTCGTCGCGAACGAACGGGCGCTCGATGCGGGCAGCCGGTTCGTCGACGAGGACCTGAACCGGGCGTTCCCCGGCGACCCCGACGCCGACACCCACGAGGGGCGACTGGCCGCCGAACTCCTGGAGGAACTCGCGGGGCTGCGCGTCCTCGACCTGCACTCGACGCACTCCTCGCCCGAGCCGTTCGCGCTCTACCAGCGGGCCACGCCCGGGACGTTCCACGTCCTCGCGCGGGCCGGCGTCGACCGGGCCGTCGACATCAGTCACGTCCCCGGCGGCCTCGTCGGCTACTGCGACGGTGCGGCGGTCGAGTGCGGGCTCAAGGGCAGCGAGGCCGCGGTCGACGCCGCCGAGCGCATCCTCCGCGGGTTCCTCGCCGGCAACGGCGTCATCGACGCCCCCGCCTCGCTGCGCGACCCGGAGGTATTCGCGGTCACAGAACGCGTCGAGGGCGCGGGCTACGAGTTCCTCGGGGAGAACTTCGCGGCGGTCCCGCCCGGCCAACCCTTCGCCCGCCGGGGCGACGAGGAGCTCACCCGGCCCGACTGCTTCTACCCGGTCCTCATGTCGACCGACGGGTACGACGACATCGTGGGCTTCGCCGCGAGACGGGTCGGCCGTCTCTCCGACCTCGACCCCGACTCCGGTCGCTGAGTCGACACGCGACGGCTCCGCGGGTTGGTGAATCGCATCGTTTTTGCGCCCAGGACGGGTGGTGTCTGACGAATGCTCGTCGAACAGTTGGGCGATGGCGACCCCGAGATCGCCGTCGTCGCAGGCATCCACGGCGACGAGCCGTGTGGCGTCCGTGCCGTCGAACGGTTGCTCGACGACGAGCCGACCGTCCGTCGGCCCGTCAAGCTCGTCGTCGCCAACGAGGAGGCGCTGGAACAGGGCGTGCGCTACCTCGAGGCGGACATGAACCGCGTCTTCCCCGGCGACCCCGACGCCGACACCCACGAGGAACGACTCGCCGCGGCAGTACAGGCCGAGGTCGAGGATTGTCTCACCTTCTCCATCCACTCGACGCGCTCGTACGACGACCCTTTCGCCGTCTACGACGTGCTGACCGAGTACGTCAGGCAGATCATCCCGCGGCTCCCGGTCGCCGCCGTCGTCGAGACCGGCGACTCCGTCGAGGGGCGGCTCCAGACCTCGGTCGACGTCATCGAGGTCGAGGCCGGCCTGCAGGGGTCCGAGGCCGCCGCCGAGAACGCCGACCGGCTGACGCGGGCGTTCCTCACGGCGACCGGCGTCCTCCCCGGGAACGTGCCGGCGAACGCCATCCCGCGCTTCCGGCTCCACGAACGCATCCCGAAGGCACCCGCCGAGCGCTACGAGGTCTTCGTCGAGAACTTCCAGCGGGTCGACTCCGGGACGGCGTACGCGGCCGTCGACGGCCACGAACAGGTCGCCGAGGGCGACTTCTACCCCGTACTCCTCTCGACCGACGGCTACGAGGACGTCTTCGGCTACACCGCGTCCCGGCTCGACGACCTGACCGTCACGACCTGACCGGAACGCACCACCCGACTACGCGTCCTCGAAGACGCGCTCGCGGTCGATACTGAACTCCAGCCCTGCCTTCCCGACCCGCCGAGAGGCCGGTACGTCCCGCCCCACGAGGTCGTCGAGGTCGTCGGGCGCGACGCCCATCGCGTCGAGGAAGCGCTTCAGGTCGCAGTTCGCGCCCCAGACCGGCGGGCGGTCGAAGGTGTCGGTGAACTCGTTGCCCGACGGGAGCCCGATGGTGACCTCGACTGTCGTCGGCGTCTCCGTGACCGCGACGATGGGGACCGAATCGAGGTCGCGGCCGGCCGTGACGTCGGCGAGTTCGTTCACCGCGTCGTCGATATCTCTGGCCATCCGTCGAAGGTTCGGGCCGGAGCGGCCTAACGGTTGCTGTCCGTGCTACAGCCGGCGTGCCAGCAGCACCAGCAGGGTGCCGAGGACGAGGAGGCCGAGGCCGCCGGCGACGAGCCGCAGGTCGAGGGTCCACGGCTGGGAGCCACACCGCAGGAGCAGCAGGTCGGTCCCGGAGACGGCGAAGCGACCTTGCCACGACCCGAGCGCGTGCTGCCGACAGCCGACGCCGGGGGCGAACACCGCCCAGAGCGAGACGACGACGCCCACGAGGAGCGCCGACCAGCCCAGTTCGGGCGTCCATCGGCGAACGAGTCCGGACATGGCCGGCGGTTCTCGGGGGGCCGGGAAAGGCGTTGCTACTGTCGCCGGGGCGAACCGGGTGCGGGCCGGGGACGCCGACACCTCAACGTGGCCGACTCCGGTTCGCCGCGCCGTCGAGCGCGGTCGCCACCCAGTCGGGGCGCTCCACGACGGTACTGCCGACCGCCCCCACCGACCAGTCCTGCTCGCGGAGGAATCGTTCGTCCCCGCGGACGAACGGGTACCGGAAGGTCAGGCGCGCGACGGCCCCGCTGTTGACCACGTTCGCGGAGAGCCGGTACAGGTCGGGGTCGGCGAAGCCGCTGATGTCGCCGGGTGCGACCGTCGCCTCGACCCGGTAGTAGGTGTCGCCGTTCCAGTACCGGGTGGTGACGTTCTGGACGGTGGCCCGTTCGAACAGGACCCGGACGCGCTCGGCGCCGGTCGAATCGGCGGGGAGGCGACGCCGTCCATCCAGCACCTCGTACGCGACGCCCGTCGCTCGCTGGACCCGGACCACCGTCACGGAGCCGTTGGTCCAGACCGAGTAGTTCGTCGCCCGGAGGCCGAACACACCGAGGTTCGCGCCGCTGGACCGGAATGTGTAGACGACCTGTCCGTCCTCGCCGACCCGGAGCACGCCGACCGCCCGGGCGCGAACCGACCCGTCGTCGGTCCGGACGACGTGTTCCCGCCGGAGGACGCGGGACTCGCCCGCGACGACCGAGCGATGGCTCTCCGCGAGCGCCTCGGCGTCTGTCACGGCGCGCCAGGTCAGGCCGGGGACGACCTCGGGACCCGACTGCGGGCCGTCCCGCACCGTCTCCTCGACCGCGAAGGGCTCGCGCGTGGTCGCGTCGGGAGCCTCGACGAGCGACCCGCACCCGGCGGTGGCGAGCAACAGCGCGACCGCCAGCACGCCGACCCCCCGATGCATACGCGGGACGTGGGCGGCCACCGTGAAAGAGTTTGGTTCGCGGTAGCACGCACCTCGGGGGCGGGTGGCCGCCGGACCCGCCGACGCCCTACAGCCGGCCCACGAGGAACGAGCCGACCGCGTTCGCGACCTTCTCGTGCTGGCCGACGAAGTGGTGGTCGGCGCCGTAGGCGACCGTCTCGTGGCCCAGTTCCTCGGCGCGCTCGACGACCGGCGCCCAGTTCACGAGGTCGTCGCGCTCGCCGTAGCACACCTGCACCGGGCAGTCGATGTCCTCGAGGGCGGCGACCGCATCGAGGTCGTCGGCCAGCCGGTCGGCCGGCGCGAGCACCGACACGGCGGCGACGGGCACGTCGACGGTGGCCGCCGCCAGCAGCGCCTCGCAGCCGCCGAAACTGTAGCCGAACAGGCCGACCGACTCGTACTCGTCGGCGGCCCAGCGCAAGGCGTTGCGGACGTCCTCGCGCTCGCCGTAGCCCTCGTCCCAGTCGCCGTAGTCGATGCGCAGGCAGTCGATACCGTGGTGCGTCAGGACCTCGCCGACCGCCACGAGCCGGCGGTCGCTCCGGTTCCCGCCGTGCTGTGGGTGGGGTGGACAGGCGACGACGCAGGTGGTCGCGTCCGCACCGGCCGAGTCGAGTGTCGCCCGGACGTCACGTGCGCCAGGTACCAGCAGTTCGTCGGACATGTAGATACATTCGCACAGTGACGTTTTTAAGTTCGTGGGATGAAATAAACGGGTATGGGAATACTCTCGCGCGCCTCCTACGTCATCAAGTCCAAGATCAACTCCATACTGAACCGGGCCGAGGACCCGACGGAGACGCTCGATTACTCGTACGAGCAGATGCGAGACCAGCTCCAGCAGGTCAAGCGCGGCATCGCGGACCTCACCACGCAGAAGAAGCGTCTGGAGATGCAGAAGCGACGCCTCGAGGAGGACGTCGAGAAGCACAACCGCCAGGCGCGCGAGGCCGTCCGCCAGGACCGCGAGGACCTCGCCCGGCGCGCCCTGGAGAAGAAGAAGACGAAGATGACCCAGATGGAGCAACTCGAGGGCCAGATCGAGCAGCTCCAGAACACACAGGACCAGCTCTTAGAGAAGAAGGAGAAGCTCCAGAACCGCATCGAGGAGTTCCGGACGAAGAAGGAGACGATGAAGGCGCGCTACGAGGCGGCCGAGGCGAGCAACCGCGTCTCCGAGGCGATGACCGGCGTCGGCGACGAGATGGAGGACGTCGGCATGGCCATCGAGCGCGCCGAGGAGCGCACCGAGGACATGGAGGCCCGCGCGGCCGCCATGGACGAACTGTACGACGAGGGTGCGTTCGACGACGCGCTCAGTGACAAGGACTCCATCGACCGCGAACTCGAACAGCTCGGCTCCTCCAGCGAGGTCGACGCCGAGCTCGACACGCTCAAGGCCGAGATGGGCAAGGGCGGCTCCGGTGGCGGCGGCGAGGACGTCGAGGCCGACGTGAGCGACGAGGACGTCTCGGCCGAACTCGACGAACTCGAACAGGAGATGGAGGCGGCCGAGGCGGCGAACGCCGGCGGCTCGGGCGGTGGCAGCACCGACGTCGAAGCGGAACTCGACGAGGTCGAAGAGGAGCAGGAATCGGAGAAGTAACGACCCGTTCGTCCCCGCCCACCACCCGTTACGGCCGTTTTCTCGCTCGTTTCCGTACCTGTCTCCTCAATCACACCTGTCGTCCCCCGCTAGAAACAATCATCCTACCTGCCCACGTACATGGAGTATTATGGCAGCGCGGGTCTCGACAGGAATCCAGGGTCTCGACGAGGTCCTGCACGGGGGGTACATCAGGAACCGGAGCTACCTGGTCCGGGGAGAACCGGGGGTCGGGAAGACCTTGCTCGGGCTCCACTTCCTGATAGA
This window of the Haloarchaeobius amylolyticus genome carries:
- a CDS encoding succinylglutamate desuccinylase/aspartoacylase domain-containing protein, which translates into the protein MRVVSLGTGDPEVAVVVCIHGDELCGKRALDRFLDADPTVEAPVKFVVANERALDAGSRFVDEDLNRAFPGDPDADTHEGRLAAELLEELAGLRVLDLHSTHSSPEPFALYQRATPGTFHVLARAGVDRAVDISHVPGGLVGYCDGAAVECGLKGSEAAVDAAERILRGFLAGNGVIDAPASLRDPEVFAVTERVEGAGYEFLGENFAAVPPGQPFARRGDEELTRPDCFYPVLMSTDGYDDIVGFAARRVGRLSDLDPDSGR
- a CDS encoding succinylglutamate desuccinylase/aspartoacylase domain-containing protein; the encoded protein is MLVEQLGDGDPEIAVVAGIHGDEPCGVRAVERLLDDEPTVRRPVKLVVANEEALEQGVRYLEADMNRVFPGDPDADTHEERLAAAVQAEVEDCLTFSIHSTRSYDDPFAVYDVLTEYVRQIIPRLPVAAVVETGDSVEGRLQTSVDVIEVEAGLQGSEAAAENADRLTRAFLTATGVLPGNVPANAIPRFRLHERIPKAPAERYEVFVENFQRVDSGTAYAAVDGHEQVAEGDFYPVLLSTDGYEDVFGYTASRLDDLTVTT
- a CDS encoding alpha/beta hydrolase, which gives rise to MSDELLVPGARDVRATLDSAGADATTCVVACPPHPQHGGNRSDRRLVAVGEVLTHHGIDCLRIDYGDWDEGYGEREDVRNALRWAADEYESVGLFGYSFGGCEALLAAATVDVPVAAVSVLAPADRLADDLDAVAALEDIDCPVQVCYGERDDLVNWAPVVERAEELGHETVAYGADHHFVGQHEKVANAVGSFLVGRL
- a CDS encoding PspA/IM30 family protein — protein: MGILSRASYVIKSKINSILNRAEDPTETLDYSYEQMRDQLQQVKRGIADLTTQKKRLEMQKRRLEEDVEKHNRQAREAVRQDREDLARRALEKKKTKMTQMEQLEGQIEQLQNTQDQLLEKKEKLQNRIEEFRTKKETMKARYEAAEASNRVSEAMTGVGDEMEDVGMAIERAEERTEDMEARAAAMDELYDEGAFDDALSDKDSIDRELEQLGSSSEVDAELDTLKAEMGKGGSGGGGEDVEADVSDEDVSAELDELEQEMEAAEAANAGGSGGGSTDVEAELDEVEEEQESEK